Proteins co-encoded in one Tautonia rosea genomic window:
- a CDS encoding glycosyltransferase, translating to MNVEAGPLIHTQADRDSSAHRPAGKRVVLVTFGSLGDLHPYIALGLELKRRGHCPVIATSEHWRSKVEAEGLPFAPVRPDAPDPDEMKAFLARLFDSRQGAKVVISELMMPALRESFEDTRRASEGADLLVAHPLTFSVRLISELDGIPWASSVLAPLSFLSSLDPPVLPIMSWLERLRWLGPRFHRALFHLGRLQTIDWVKPWHAFRAELGLPPTEENPVFEGQHAPDLVLAMFSEQLARSQADWPPQSVVTGFCLFDRHEREEATPEEVERFLDAGPPPVVFTLGSSAVWSPGQFYAESLEAIRRVGTRAILLIGPEGANALPESLPDGVAAFGYAPYSKLFPRCAAIVHQGGVGTTAQAMRAGRPMIVVPFGFDQQDNAARVQRLGIARVIPKERYTAGRVTEALRQLLDHPAPAERSAEIGRLVRQEDGPALASDAIEALLARHSSSPKTGQAPGDPSRTIQD from the coding sequence ATGAACGTCGAGGCAGGACCGCTCATTCACACACAAGCCGATCGCGATTCTTCCGCGCATCGTCCCGCCGGGAAGCGGGTTGTGCTGGTGACCTTCGGCTCTCTCGGGGATCTGCACCCCTACATCGCCCTTGGTCTTGAGCTGAAGCGGCGAGGGCATTGTCCGGTCATCGCCACCAGCGAGCACTGGCGATCAAAGGTCGAGGCCGAAGGGTTACCTTTTGCCCCAGTTCGTCCCGATGCCCCCGATCCTGACGAGATGAAGGCCTTCCTTGCCCGCCTGTTCGATTCGAGGCAAGGGGCCAAGGTGGTCATTTCCGAGCTGATGATGCCTGCCCTCCGCGAGAGCTTCGAGGATACCCGACGCGCCTCAGAGGGAGCCGACCTTCTGGTGGCCCATCCCTTGACCTTCTCGGTCCGTCTCATCTCGGAGCTGGACGGGATTCCCTGGGCCTCGTCGGTCCTGGCGCCACTCTCGTTTCTGTCGAGTCTTGACCCGCCGGTCCTGCCGATCATGTCGTGGCTGGAGCGGCTCAGGTGGCTCGGCCCTCGCTTCCATCGGGCTCTGTTCCACCTGGGTCGATTGCAAACGATTGACTGGGTGAAGCCCTGGCACGCGTTTCGGGCCGAGTTGGGCTTGCCCCCGACCGAGGAGAACCCGGTGTTCGAGGGGCAGCACGCTCCCGACCTTGTTCTGGCCATGTTTTCCGAGCAGCTTGCCCGCTCTCAGGCTGACTGGCCCCCTCAATCGGTCGTGACCGGCTTCTGTCTTTTTGATCGGCACGAGCGCGAGGAAGCCACCCCCGAGGAGGTTGAGCGGTTCCTGGATGCCGGCCCGCCTCCGGTGGTCTTCACGCTCGGGTCGTCGGCGGTCTGGTCTCCAGGCCAGTTCTATGCCGAGAGCCTGGAGGCGATCCGCCGCGTTGGAACTCGTGCGATCCTCTTGATCGGACCGGAAGGGGCCAACGCCTTGCCCGAGTCATTGCCCGACGGGGTGGCTGCCTTCGGTTATGCCCCGTATTCGAAACTGTTTCCACGCTGCGCGGCGATTGTCCATCAAGGGGGAGTCGGCACAACCGCCCAGGCGATGCGGGCTGGTCGGCCGATGATCGTCGTGCCGTTCGGATTTGATCAGCAGGACAATGCCGCACGAGTGCAACGTCTTGGAATCGCCCGGGTGATCCCGAAGGAGCGCTATACTGCCGGTCGGGTTACCGAGGCACTCCGCCAGTTGCTTGATCACCCGGCCCCGGCCGAGCGATCGGCTGAGATCGGCCGCCTCGTCCGACAGGAAGATGGCCCCGCTCTGGCCAGCGACGCGATCGAGGCCTTGCTGGCTCGACACTCCTCTTCGCCCAAGACGGGTCAGGCACCTGGCGATCCGTCGAGGACAATTCAGGATTGA
- a CDS encoding NAD-dependent epimerase/dehydratase family protein: MDDLTIVTGGAGFIGSHLVDRLVADGRRVRVLERPGAEVGHLPSSVEIVFADIRDRSAVDRAVEGGRWIYHLAANPNLWVQDRRTFDEVNHRGTIHVLDASLAKGAERVLHCSTESILTRARSTGPIGEDVEITEDDAVGPYCLSKLRAEQAAMQRAQAGHPILIANPTMPVGPGDRGHSPPTRLMLDFCNRRLPAVMDCTLNLIDVRDVAEGLLRTMERGTPGRRYLLGAENLTLLELLGILGELTGVRPPRLRVPYPVALASAYVSEFWADHVSGRSPQATVTGVRLTRRTMHFDASRSLQALGLIPRPIREALDAAVRWHVDQGSLGSGDGKPASHLLKNSA, translated from the coding sequence ATGGATGACCTGACGATCGTCACGGGTGGCGCAGGGTTTATCGGAAGTCATCTCGTGGATCGGCTCGTGGCCGACGGGCGCCGAGTCCGTGTGCTTGAGCGACCAGGGGCGGAGGTGGGGCACCTTCCCAGCTCCGTTGAGATTGTCTTCGCCGACATCCGGGACCGATCGGCTGTCGATCGGGCCGTCGAGGGAGGGCGGTGGATCTACCATCTCGCGGCCAATCCCAACCTTTGGGTCCAGGATCGAAGGACTTTTGACGAGGTGAATCACCGCGGAACCATTCACGTCCTCGACGCGAGTCTGGCCAAGGGTGCAGAGCGGGTTTTGCATTGCAGTACGGAGAGTATCCTGACCCGAGCCCGATCGACCGGCCCAATCGGTGAGGATGTCGAGATCACCGAAGACGATGCCGTGGGCCCGTACTGTCTCTCGAAGCTCCGGGCCGAACAGGCCGCCATGCAACGAGCTCAGGCGGGGCATCCGATCCTGATCGCTAACCCGACGATGCCCGTCGGACCCGGAGATCGCGGGCACTCACCGCCGACTCGCCTCATGTTGGATTTTTGCAACAGACGGCTGCCAGCGGTCATGGACTGCACGTTGAACCTGATCGACGTCCGAGACGTGGCCGAAGGGCTATTGCGGACGATGGAACGCGGGACGCCGGGAAGGCGCTACCTGCTGGGAGCCGAGAATTTGACCCTACTCGAACTCCTCGGCATCCTCGGAGAGCTGACCGGCGTTCGGCCGCCACGGTTGCGGGTTCCGTATCCGGTCGCACTGGCTTCAGCGTATGTGAGTGAATTTTGGGCCGATCATGTGAGTGGCCGATCCCCTCAGGCAACCGTGACCGGCGTTCGACTCACACGCAGGACCATGCATTTTGACGCGTCTCGGAGTCTCCAGGCCCTCGGCCTGATTCCGAGACCGATCCGGGAAGCTCTGGACGCCGCAGTGCGTTGGCACGTGGATCAGGGAAGCCTCGGTTCTGGGGATGGGAAGCCGGCATCCCATTTGCTCAAGAATTCGGCATAA
- a CDS encoding FHA domain-containing protein yields MPIRLVALDEGSDILIDRAMVIVGRHPQCDARLDSIRVSRRHCCMMQDQNKEDVIVRDLGSTNGIRINGQRIEKGTLRSGDELSIAHLRYRMEVGHSEELTLAETIPADHRARDARSDSSSNPLAGPSLAPAAENPLAAAVREMLPASVADRCRIQVIVQMPSENGNQADLDVPLDAKPSEPDASCPPDSSPSSPG; encoded by the coding sequence ATGCCCATACGATTGGTCGCCCTCGACGAGGGCTCGGATATCCTCATTGATCGGGCCATGGTCATTGTTGGGCGACACCCGCAATGCGATGCCAGGCTTGATTCGATTCGAGTCTCTCGGCGCCACTGCTGCATGATGCAAGATCAGAACAAGGAAGACGTGATCGTTCGCGATCTTGGCAGCACGAATGGGATTCGGATTAACGGCCAGCGAATCGAAAAAGGAACGCTGCGATCGGGCGACGAGCTATCGATCGCTCACCTCCGATACCGCATGGAGGTCGGCCATTCCGAGGAACTGACCCTCGCAGAAACGATTCCCGCAGACCATCGCGCACGCGACGCGAGATCTGATTCCTCCTCAAATCCGCTCGCAGGTCCGTCCTTGGCACCCGCTGCGGAAAATCCCCTGGCCGCCGCGGTTCGGGAGATGCTTCCCGCCTCCGTGGCCGATCGTTGTCGCATCCAGGTGATTGTGCAAATGCCATCCGAGAACGGGAATCAGGCTGACCTTGATGTTCCTTTGGATGCGAAGCCCTCGGAGCCCGACGCGTCATGCCCGCCCGACTCGTCCCCCTCGTCTCCGGGCTGA
- a CDS encoding FHA domain-containing protein has product MPARLVPLVSGLIRPIPLERPVVLIGRHLECDAQVSHSRISRRHCCVAQIAGGLVIRDLGSRNGTRINGEQIEEAALEDGDEIAIGPVVFRLEWPRSSSEAQKSVSPEGKIPEGDSGDLVPLEDD; this is encoded by the coding sequence ATGCCCGCCCGACTCGTCCCCCTCGTCTCCGGGCTGATTCGGCCGATTCCCCTGGAACGACCGGTTGTGCTGATTGGGCGCCATCTGGAATGTGATGCCCAAGTGTCCCATTCTCGGATATCGAGGCGCCATTGCTGCGTGGCTCAGATTGCCGGTGGTCTGGTGATCCGGGATCTGGGCAGTCGCAATGGGACCCGGATCAATGGGGAGCAGATCGAAGAAGCCGCCCTCGAAGATGGCGACGAGATCGCCATCGGACCGGTCGTGTTCCGGCTCGAGTGGCCCCGATCTTCGAGTGAGGCTCAAAAGTCCGTGTCCCCCGAGGGGAAAATCCCGGAGGGCGACTCCGGGGATCTCGTGCCCCTCGAGGACGATTGA
- the mbhE gene encoding hydrogen gas-evolving membrane-bound hydrogenase subunit E, protein MTETLIAIIGLPFCVALIALVVPLRWVGVLALLAPTGVFALAVPFWPEVAEGSARIVPIGGLPGLFSLNLRVDQLGIFFVLLTAGIGLATVQYARGYFGSKSSRLFWSALLAFMGAMIGLALADSLILLFVFWEVTTITSFLLIGMHFDEEASQRGAIQSFLVTGAGGLALLAGIALIGGRAGTFDLSALAAQKETILADPMHRIGLVLMLLGALTKSAQFPFHFWLPGAMAAPTPVSAFLHSAAMVKAGIVLIGRLLPVFGQSELWLPILASVGLATYVITGWLALRATDLKELLAFSTAGFLGLITAFYGYAGRESSAAEFLHILNHATYKAALFFLVGWLDKASGTRDLGLLESQRWWSRSRPAAVLFGIGTLAMAGLPMTLGFMSKEEFYEIVMGGKYERLTPALVAVIVGSSLMVAYSLKVFIGVFFGSHVPSAEKGVPPEKRSSWLLIVPGILLSVQVVGGLAPHWLLSEVLSPGHEWPSSPAIWHYVDELLVISLVSYAAGLVLFLGWHVARRMPDVPGPKRAAETLSKGTIIVSDWWTRVAQEGGHPRYLSVILLTFVAAGAAGLGHGRGSLADLIGPWGPESFVGLIPSLMILTAAVFLLVLRRRISKLIMLTVAGYGTVVVYMIYQAPDLALTQILTEAVALILLLLIFRQLPDLGPDPRSIRQKVVHGTVSVLVGLTLAGLTWGAASQSPSDRAGAEHLRLSESETLGENVVNVILTDFRALDTLGEIVVLALAALGVVVLYRAKRRSNRTQRTSAQEGGS, encoded by the coding sequence ATGACAGAAACCTTGATTGCGATCATCGGGTTGCCGTTTTGTGTTGCTCTGATCGCGTTGGTGGTGCCGCTACGATGGGTTGGTGTCCTGGCGTTGCTGGCCCCAACTGGGGTGTTTGCGCTGGCAGTGCCCTTCTGGCCGGAGGTGGCGGAGGGATCGGCCCGAATCGTGCCGATCGGGGGCTTGCCGGGCCTGTTTTCGCTGAATCTTCGGGTGGATCAACTGGGAATTTTTTTCGTCCTGCTGACGGCCGGGATTGGCCTGGCAACGGTTCAGTATGCGCGGGGGTATTTCGGATCGAAGTCATCCCGGCTTTTCTGGTCGGCCCTGCTGGCGTTCATGGGGGCGATGATTGGCCTGGCGTTGGCCGATTCGCTGATCTTGCTGTTCGTTTTCTGGGAAGTGACGACGATCACCTCGTTCCTGCTCATCGGCATGCACTTCGACGAGGAGGCCTCGCAACGGGGGGCGATCCAGTCGTTCCTGGTGACGGGGGCCGGTGGGTTGGCCTTGCTGGCGGGGATTGCCTTGATCGGTGGCCGGGCGGGAACGTTTGACCTCTCTGCCCTGGCGGCGCAAAAAGAGACGATTCTCGCCGACCCGATGCACCGGATCGGCCTGGTGTTGATGCTGCTGGGGGCATTGACGAAATCGGCCCAGTTCCCGTTCCATTTCTGGTTGCCGGGCGCAATGGCGGCGCCGACACCGGTCAGCGCGTTCCTGCATTCGGCCGCGATGGTCAAGGCGGGCATCGTGCTGATTGGACGATTGCTTCCGGTGTTTGGTCAATCGGAGCTCTGGCTGCCGATTCTCGCGAGCGTGGGCCTGGCGACCTATGTGATCACGGGCTGGCTCGCGTTGCGGGCGACCGACCTGAAAGAACTGCTGGCATTCAGTACGGCCGGGTTTCTGGGACTGATCACGGCCTTTTATGGTTATGCCGGTCGGGAAAGTTCGGCAGCAGAGTTTCTGCACATTCTCAATCATGCAACCTATAAAGCCGCACTCTTTTTTTTGGTCGGCTGGCTTGATAAGGCATCGGGGACTCGCGATCTGGGGCTCCTGGAATCGCAGCGATGGTGGAGCCGGAGCCGACCGGCGGCCGTGCTGTTCGGCATCGGGACGCTGGCCATGGCCGGTTTGCCAATGACCCTGGGATTCATGAGCAAGGAAGAATTCTATGAAATTGTCATGGGGGGGAAATACGAACGGCTGACCCCGGCGCTAGTCGCTGTGATTGTCGGGAGTTCGTTGATGGTTGCCTATTCGTTAAAAGTGTTTATTGGAGTCTTTTTTGGGAGTCATGTGCCTTCGGCTGAGAAGGGGGTGCCGCCCGAGAAGCGGTCGTCGTGGTTGTTGATCGTGCCGGGAATCTTGTTGTCAGTTCAGGTGGTGGGTGGCCTCGCGCCCCACTGGTTGCTGAGCGAGGTGCTCTCTCCGGGGCACGAATGGCCGTCGAGTCCGGCGATCTGGCATTACGTGGATGAGTTACTGGTGATCAGCCTGGTCAGTTACGCCGCAGGCTTGGTGCTGTTTCTGGGGTGGCATGTGGCTCGTCGGATGCCGGACGTGCCAGGACCGAAACGTGCCGCCGAGACCCTTTCGAAGGGGACGATCATTGTGTCTGACTGGTGGACACGAGTGGCACAGGAGGGGGGGCATCCTCGCTATTTATCGGTGATTCTCCTGACATTCGTGGCGGCAGGGGCGGCCGGACTCGGGCATGGCCGGGGGAGCCTGGCTGATTTGATCGGACCCTGGGGGCCGGAGTCGTTCGTGGGCCTGATCCCTTCGTTGATGATTCTGACGGCGGCAGTGTTCTTGCTAGTGCTGCGACGGCGCATCTCGAAGCTGATCATGCTGACGGTTGCCGGCTATGGCACGGTGGTTGTTTACATGATCTACCAGGCACCCGATCTGGCCCTGACTCAGATTTTGACCGAAGCCGTTGCACTCATTCTCCTGCTCCTGATCTTTCGTCAGTTGCCCGACCTGGGCCCCGACCCGCGGTCGATCCGCCAGAAAGTGGTCCACGGAACGGTTTCGGTCCTGGTCGGGCTCACCCTGGCGGGATTGACCTGGGGAGCGGCGTCGCAATCGCCGAGCGACCGGGCAGGAGCCGAGCATCTTCGTCTCTCGGAATCGGAAACGCTTGGTGAGAACGTCGTGAACGTGATCCTAACCGACTTCCGGGCACTCGATACGCTGGGAGAGATAGTGGTGTTGGCCCTGGCCGCACTGGGGGTCGTGGTGCTGTACCGAGCGAAACGGCGATCGAATCGGACTCAACGGACCTCGGCTCAGGAGGGTGGTTCGTGA
- a CDS encoding MnhB domain-containing protein yields the protein MNSLIFREVTRAVYPAAIVFAIHLLIRGHDEPGGGFVAGLVLTMAVMLETLAFGAGAARRRYRLMLRPALGIGLAIALGSGLVPMIWGHPPFTFSQVKYTLPGDNELKLSGTLAFDVGVVLVIIGSMGTALVVMIGLKPTRTVP from the coding sequence GTGAACTCGTTGATCTTTCGAGAGGTGACCCGGGCCGTCTATCCTGCCGCGATCGTCTTCGCCATTCACTTGCTGATTCGAGGACATGATGAGCCGGGTGGCGGATTCGTTGCGGGATTGGTCCTGACGATGGCCGTGATGCTGGAGACGCTTGCCTTTGGAGCTGGGGCGGCTCGACGCCGCTATCGGTTGATGTTGCGTCCCGCCTTGGGAATCGGTCTCGCGATCGCGCTGGGGTCTGGGTTGGTGCCGATGATCTGGGGACATCCGCCGTTCACGTTTTCACAGGTAAAATACACCTTGCCGGGAGACAACGAATTGAAACTCTCGGGAACCCTGGCGTTTGACGTGGGAGTGGTGCTGGTGATCATCGGTTCGATGGGCACTGCGCTGGTGGTCATGATCGGCCTGAAACCAACGAGGACAGTGCCATGA
- a CDS encoding sodium:proton antiporter codes for MIGFGALFIAVFTSVSLYLMMSSDLQRIIMGFVVFSNAANLVILVSSGLSADAVPPLLASLSIGTLTDPLPHAFVLTAIVIGLGNAAFLIVLASRIARETGSATVEGGSDE; via the coding sequence ATGATCGGATTCGGAGCACTGTTCATCGCGGTTTTCACGTCGGTTTCTCTTTACTTGATGATGTCGAGTGACCTGCAACGCATCATCATGGGATTCGTCGTGTTCTCGAACGCGGCGAATCTGGTGATCCTTGTCTCCTCTGGGCTATCGGCCGACGCGGTTCCACCGTTGCTGGCAAGTCTCTCGATCGGGACGCTTACGGATCCCCTGCCCCACGCCTTTGTCTTGACGGCAATTGTGATTGGTCTGGGGAACGCAGCATTTCTGATCGTGCTGGCATCCCGGATTGCTCGGGAGACCGGCTCGGCAACTGTCGAGGGGGGATCGGACGAGTGA
- a CDS encoding complex I subunit 5 family protein, whose product MLVSLPVLIPLATAIVLLGLGQWPRLRFRVALGSQVVLLGVVGILAYHAAWRGEILTLSMGGWAPRVGIVWVADGLSSIMTVLGAVVGLAVLVYLPKGMKPPRELPFSLVLHQVMVASVEGCFLTGDLFNLFVFFEVMLTTSYVQLTMGARSRQLVKTFPYVVINFIGGLLFLAGVGIIYGTSGTVNLALLSRLVAEGSLPPQFWGGMGLVLTVFALKTGLVPLYFWLPESYPESPIPYSAMLAGLLTKVGVYTLFRVVPLVFTEADEEFFKLLAGISAATMFLGVLGALGRDRIRQILAFHIISQVGYMTFGLSLFSPAGLAAGLFYVVHHIVVKSGLFLAGGMVERIGGSDRLKDVRGVAMSHPWAAVGFFVPAMALAGLPPFSGFWGKLFLAIAGFRQGYWITTTIAIVVSLLTLASMLKIWQASYWGKPEGQQRPELGNDPGMLAGVLGLASLSVIIGLCVIPVMLCCEQAAAQLLAVTPYVDAVLGPPSGEGLGELSP is encoded by the coding sequence ATGCTGGTAAGTCTTCCGGTTCTGATCCCGCTGGCCACGGCCATTGTCTTGCTCGGTCTGGGCCAGTGGCCTCGCCTGCGCTTCCGGGTGGCGTTGGGGAGTCAGGTCGTCTTGCTGGGAGTCGTGGGGATACTGGCCTACCACGCAGCCTGGCGAGGCGAGATTCTGACACTTTCGATGGGAGGTTGGGCTCCTCGGGTCGGCATTGTTTGGGTGGCCGACGGCTTGAGCTCGATCATGACCGTGCTGGGAGCGGTGGTCGGGCTGGCGGTGCTCGTATATCTACCAAAGGGGATGAAGCCACCCCGAGAGCTTCCCTTCTCTCTCGTCTTGCATCAGGTGATGGTCGCCTCGGTCGAGGGTTGCTTCCTGACAGGCGATTTGTTTAACCTCTTCGTATTTTTTGAGGTTATGCTGACAACTTCGTACGTTCAGTTAACGATGGGTGCCCGATCCAGGCAACTTGTCAAGACGTTTCCGTACGTGGTGATCAATTTTATTGGTGGTTTGCTGTTTCTTGCCGGTGTCGGCATCATCTATGGCACCAGCGGGACGGTCAACCTTGCCTTGCTGTCGAGGCTGGTTGCCGAGGGGTCGTTGCCGCCTCAATTCTGGGGAGGGATGGGGCTGGTCCTGACGGTCTTTGCGTTGAAGACTGGCCTGGTACCGCTGTATTTCTGGTTGCCGGAGTCGTATCCGGAATCGCCGATCCCGTACAGTGCCATGCTGGCCGGATTGCTCACCAAGGTGGGTGTTTACACGCTGTTCCGGGTTGTCCCCCTGGTGTTTACCGAGGCGGACGAGGAGTTTTTCAAGCTTCTGGCGGGAATCTCGGCGGCGACGATGTTCCTGGGGGTGCTGGGGGCGCTGGGACGGGATCGGATCCGGCAGATTCTTGCATTTCACATCATTAGCCAGGTTGGATACATGACCTTCGGTCTTTCACTGTTCAGCCCGGCTGGGCTGGCGGCGGGTCTGTTCTATGTGGTGCACCACATCGTGGTCAAATCGGGCTTGTTTCTGGCGGGTGGGATGGTCGAGCGAATCGGCGGTTCGGATCGACTCAAGGACGTCCGGGGGGTGGCCATGTCACACCCTTGGGCGGCGGTCGGGTTCTTCGTTCCAGCCATGGCACTCGCTGGTCTGCCTCCATTCAGTGGCTTTTGGGGCAAGCTGTTTCTGGCGATCGCCGGATTCCGCCAGGGGTACTGGATCACGACCACGATCGCGATTGTCGTCAGCCTGTTGACACTGGCCTCGATGCTGAAGATCTGGCAGGCGAGCTACTGGGGAAAGCCCGAGGGGCAGCAGCGGCCGGAGCTTGGGAACGACCCTGGGATGCTCGCAGGGGTGCTTGGCCTGGCATCGCTTTCCGTAATCATCGGATTGTGCGTGATCCCCGTGATGCTCTGCTGCGAGCAGGCCGCAGCGCAGCTTCTGGCTGTGACGCCTTACGTTGATGCGGTGCTTGGTCCGCCGTCAGGCGAAGGACTCGGGGAGTTGAGCCCATGA
- a CDS encoding Na+/H+ antiporter subunit E, translated as MKRVLGVLFLAGLWMLLFGKFDILTFGVGLIVGTGATAFSRSVFGGDQNELNAQDHSKASVGIVPRVASLFRLVWDYTYEMIVCNLIMARDVLRPAPKLTPAIFALEVPGLGPAGTTLLANLITLTPGSLVIDFDPDHETLYIHTIYAENVDTMKRDYRRFARQVVRMMGREPSQALREAA; from the coding sequence ATGAAACGCGTGCTTGGCGTCCTGTTTCTGGCGGGACTCTGGATGCTCTTGTTCGGAAAGTTCGACATCCTGACCTTTGGGGTGGGCCTGATCGTCGGCACCGGGGCCACCGCGTTCAGTCGCTCCGTGTTCGGGGGTGATCAGAACGAACTCAATGCCCAGGATCACTCGAAGGCATCGGTGGGAATCGTCCCTCGGGTCGCGTCCTTGTTCAGACTCGTTTGGGATTACACGTATGAGATGATCGTTTGCAATCTCATCATGGCCCGTGATGTGCTCAGACCCGCACCGAAACTGACCCCAGCAATCTTCGCGCTGGAGGTTCCCGGCCTGGGACCCGCGGGAACGACCCTGCTGGCGAACCTGATCACCCTGACTCCCGGATCACTCGTCATCGACTTCGATCCCGATCACGAGACACTCTACATCCACACGATTTATGCTGAGAACGTGGACACGATGAAGCGAGACTATCGACGCTTTGCTCGGCAGGTTGTTCGGATGATGGGCCGAGAACCGTCCCAGGCCCTTCGTGAGGCAGCGTGA
- a CDS encoding monovalent cation/H+ antiporter complex subunit F — protein MKEFVIMAAIVALAVGVVLSGVRMIIGPTIYDRVLAFDTAGLDVIGAILLVEILFDTGVFMDVVLVIALLGFLGTITLTAYLEGRLGD, from the coding sequence ATGAAAGAGTTCGTCATCATGGCGGCGATCGTCGCGTTGGCGGTAGGCGTCGTGCTCAGCGGCGTGAGGATGATCATCGGCCCGACGATTTACGACCGCGTGCTGGCCTTTGATACGGCGGGCCTGGATGTGATCGGGGCGATTCTGCTGGTCGAGATCCTCTTTGATACCGGGGTGTTCATGGATGTGGTCCTGGTGATCGCGCTCCTGGGATTTCTCGGAACCATCACGCTGACCGCGTATCTTGAGGGCCGGCTCGGTGACTGA
- the mnhG gene encoding monovalent cation/H(+) antiporter subunit G, whose amino-acid sequence MTDLLIMIATVVGTFLMVVASLGVLRLPDFFQRVHPPAKSSTLGLLFLLIALVIELPDVETITKAVLAFVFLALTAPAAIHLLTRSAYRQGIPCAQDPTPDDYREFVDRQDKTIDPARLPSDAKIN is encoded by the coding sequence GTGACTGACCTCCTGATCATGATTGCGACGGTTGTGGGGACGTTCCTGATGGTCGTCGCCTCGCTCGGCGTCTTACGTTTGCCCGATTTCTTCCAGCGCGTTCACCCCCCTGCAAAGTCGTCGACGCTGGGCCTGCTTTTTTTGCTGATTGCGCTTGTGATCGAGTTGCCCGATGTTGAAACGATCACCAAGGCCGTGCTTGCCTTTGTGTTCCTTGCGTTAACGGCCCCGGCGGCCATTCATCTACTGACCCGATCGGCCTATCGTCAGGGAATTCCCTGTGCACAGGACCCCACACCGGACGATTACCGGGAGTTTGTCGATCGACAGGACAAGACGATCGACCCCGCTCGGTTGCCGTCAGACGCGAAGATCAATTGA
- a CDS encoding hydroxypyruvate isomerase family protein has product MRRQDDRNRSPMTRRTLLQSTAAVAATVGVVGGNGAVRADDPPRGTAVTKGRLKQSACRWCYGRLPIDELAIAAKAMGLVGLDLMRPDEFDALKRHGLVCTMTSTHGLTVGLNDPINHEDCLRAIHDAIEATAREGWRNVITFSGNRNGMDDQTGLDHCAKALREIVPVAEQAGVIINMELLNSKVNHPDYMCDRTDWGVELVKRVGSDHFKLLYDIYHMQIMEGDIIRTIEANHRFFGHYHTAGNPGRNELDDTQELNYPPICRAIVDTGFDGYLAQEFIPKRDPLTSLAEAVALCDV; this is encoded by the coding sequence ATGCGTCGCCAGGACGACCGCAATCGCTCGCCGATGACCCGGAGAACCTTGCTGCAATCGACGGCTGCCGTCGCAGCGACGGTTGGGGTCGTGGGAGGAAACGGAGCCGTCAGGGCCGATGATCCCCCCCGCGGAACGGCTGTGACCAAAGGGCGATTGAAGCAATCCGCTTGCCGATGGTGCTACGGCCGACTCCCGATCGACGAGTTGGCGATTGCGGCGAAGGCAATGGGCCTGGTCGGGCTCGACCTGATGCGGCCCGACGAGTTCGACGCCCTCAAGCGCCACGGCCTCGTTTGCACGATGACCTCAACGCACGGCTTGACCGTGGGCCTGAATGATCCAATAAACCACGAGGATTGCCTCAGGGCGATTCACGACGCCATCGAGGCGACGGCTAGGGAAGGGTGGCGCAACGTCATCACCTTCTCCGGCAACCGCAACGGCATGGACGACCAAACCGGCCTGGATCACTGCGCAAAAGCCCTTCGTGAGATCGTTCCTGTGGCCGAGCAAGCCGGTGTCATCATCAACATGGAGCTGCTCAACAGCAAGGTCAATCATCCTGACTACATGTGTGACCGAACTGATTGGGGTGTTGAGCTGGTCAAGCGTGTTGGCTCCGACCATTTCAAGCTGTTGTACGATATTTATCACATGCAGATCATGGAGGGTGACATCATCCGGACGATCGAGGCGAACCACCGCTTTTTCGGCCACTACCACACGGCGGGCAATCCGGGACGCAACGAGCTGGATGACACCCAGGAGCTAAACTACCCTCCCATTTGCCGGGCGATCGTGGACACCGGCTTCGACGGTTACCTTGCCCAGGAATTCATTCCGAAGCGCGACCCTTTGACGAGCCTGGCCGAGGCCGTGGCTCTGTGTGACGTTTAA